In Streptomyces sp. NBC_00433, a single genomic region encodes these proteins:
- a CDS encoding ribonuclease HII, with protein sequence MAYQPPTHTVERSMRATLGVKTVAGIDEVGRGAWAGPVTVCAAVTGLRRPPEGLTDSKLITPRRRTRLAALLAGWVTSYALGQASPEEIDELGMTAALRLAALRALDGLPEPPEAVILDGKHNYLGGGGPWQVRTVIKGDMSCVSVAAASVIAKVRRDGEMAEIGADYAPFAFGDNAGYPSPVHRSALEELGPTPLHRMSWSYLDSMPRWQHLKKVRNPDDSGEQLGFDF encoded by the coding sequence ATGGCGTACCAACCACCCACCCACACCGTCGAGCGCTCGATGCGTGCCACGCTCGGCGTGAAGACCGTCGCAGGCATCGACGAGGTGGGGCGCGGCGCCTGGGCCGGACCGGTCACCGTCTGCGCCGCCGTCACGGGTCTGCGCCGCCCGCCGGAAGGCCTCACCGACTCCAAGCTGATCACCCCCAGGCGCCGCACCCGGCTGGCAGCCCTGCTGGCCGGCTGGGTCACCTCCTACGCGCTCGGCCAGGCGTCCCCGGAGGAGATCGACGAGCTGGGCATGACGGCCGCCCTGCGGCTCGCGGCGCTGCGCGCCCTCGACGGGCTGCCCGAGCCGCCGGAGGCGGTCATACTCGACGGCAAGCACAACTACCTCGGCGGCGGCGGGCCGTGGCAGGTCAGGACGGTGATCAAGGGCGACATGTCGTGCGTGTCGGTCGCCGCCGCCTCGGTCATCGCCAAGGTGCGGCGCGACGGCGAGATGGCCGAAATCGGCGCGGACTACGCCCCGTTCGCTTTCGGCGACAACGCGGGCTACCCCTCGCCCGTGCACCGCTCGGCACTTGAGGAGCTGGGGCCGACACCGCTGCACCGGATGTCGTGGTCGTACCTGGACTCGATGCCGCGCTGGCAGCACCTGAAGAAGGTGCGCAATCCGGACGACTCAGGGGAACAACTCGGTTTCGATTTCTGA
- a CDS encoding SDR family oxidoreductase, with protein MPASTERVVVIGGTSGIGLATAEEQLRAGREVIVTGRDKSRLDAALARLGKGASGVSLDALDETATHDFFAGLDRVDHVVVAVTGSTAAGPFGDLPIADLRAAAEGKLVAQAIAAQAALKALRPGGTITFVTAGSAGAARPGTAGLAAVNAAVEAMVPVLAVELAPIRVNAVSPGIIDTPWWDWMDAEARQQTFDGFAATAPAGRVGRPEDIAGAIGYLIGATFTTGVVLSVDGGSRLRPEAL; from the coding sequence ATGCCCGCATCGACAGAACGCGTCGTCGTCATCGGCGGCACATCGGGAATCGGCCTGGCCACCGCGGAGGAGCAGTTGCGGGCCGGCCGCGAGGTGATCGTCACCGGCCGGGACAAGAGCAGGCTGGACGCCGCTCTCGCGCGGCTCGGGAAGGGCGCGTCCGGCGTGTCGCTGGACGCGCTGGACGAGACGGCCACCCATGACTTCTTCGCCGGGCTCGACCGGGTGGACCATGTGGTGGTGGCCGTGACCGGCAGCACCGCCGCGGGTCCCTTCGGCGACCTGCCGATCGCCGACCTGCGGGCCGCGGCGGAAGGCAAGCTGGTGGCCCAGGCCATCGCCGCCCAAGCGGCGCTGAAGGCGCTGCGCCCCGGTGGCACGATCACCTTCGTCACGGCGGGCTCGGCCGGCGCGGCGCGGCCCGGCACGGCCGGACTCGCCGCGGTCAACGCGGCCGTCGAGGCGATGGTCCCGGTCCTGGCCGTCGAACTGGCGCCGATACGGGTCAACGCGGTGTCGCCGGGGATCATCGACACCCCGTGGTGGGACTGGATGGACGCCGAGGCCCGGCAGCAGACCTTCGACGGCTTCGCGGCGACCGCTCCCGCCGGACGGGTGGGGCGCCCGGAGGACATCGCCGGGGCGATCGGGTATCTGATCGGCGCGACCTTCACTACCGGAGTGGTGCTCTCTGTCGACGGCGGGTCGCGCCTGCGGCCCGAGGCCCTGTGA
- a CDS encoding histidine phosphatase family protein, which translates to MGRPRRIVLIRHGESQGNRDDTIYARVPDHALELTATGMRQAVEAGERLRQLFGDERVQAFVSPYRRTWNTYRALRLDPRLTRAKEEPRLREQDWGNWQDIEDIQRQRKARDAYGHFFYRFAMGESGADVYDRVGSFLETLYRAFDNEDFPTNVLIVTHGLTMRLFCMRWFHWTVEEFEALSNPDNAETRTLLLGPSGRYVMDRPFERWRTPGPPGGSYG; encoded by the coding sequence ATGGGACGCCCTCGCCGCATCGTGCTGATCCGACACGGCGAGTCCCAGGGCAACAGGGACGACACCATCTACGCGCGGGTGCCCGACCACGCCCTGGAACTCACCGCCACCGGCATGCGCCAGGCCGTCGAGGCCGGCGAGCGGCTGCGCCAGCTGTTCGGCGACGAGCGGGTGCAGGCCTTCGTGTCCCCCTACCGCCGCACCTGGAACACCTATCGCGCGCTACGCCTGGACCCCCGCCTGACCCGGGCCAAGGAGGAGCCTCGGCTCAGGGAGCAGGACTGGGGCAACTGGCAGGACATCGAGGACATCCAGCGGCAGCGCAAGGCGCGTGACGCCTACGGCCACTTCTTCTACCGCTTCGCCATGGGGGAGAGCGGCGCCGACGTCTACGACCGGGTCGGATCGTTCCTGGAAACCCTCTACCGCGCCTTCGACAACGAGGACTTCCCGACGAACGTCCTGATCGTCACCCACGGGCTCACCATGCGGCTGTTCTGCATGCGCTGGTTCCACTGGACCGTCGAGGAGTTCGAGGCCCTGTCCAACCCGGACAACGCCGAGACGCGCACCCTGCTGCTCGGCCCGTCCGGCCGCTACGTCATGGACCGGCCGTTCGAACGCTGGCGCACGCCGGGCCCGCCCGGCGGCAGCTACGGGTGA
- a CDS encoding YdbC family protein, which yields MLVKWIRCGVLEQAGFDRGQRRWAALREQPGFHGQGGGWSRSQPGVAHLFAFWDGKASYDAFMAGPHDALAATQAGTFEMLAARIFTTRLDVKVGFEPRFSDADLLRVALCKVRPERVDHFVQMQERVWNPAMAGSPGMLRGVFAQGAEDDFVVLSAWNSATEHGKYREGAVARLSERADLDGDVLSVAGDVVDVVQAWTV from the coding sequence GTGTTGGTGAAGTGGATACGCTGCGGCGTCCTCGAGCAGGCCGGGTTCGACCGGGGGCAGCGCAGATGGGCGGCGCTCAGGGAGCAGCCGGGTTTCCACGGACAGGGCGGCGGCTGGAGCCGCTCCCAGCCCGGTGTGGCGCACCTCTTCGCCTTCTGGGACGGGAAGGCCTCCTACGACGCCTTCATGGCGGGGCCGCACGACGCCCTGGCGGCGACGCAGGCCGGCACGTTCGAGATGCTGGCGGCGCGGATATTCACCACCAGGCTGGACGTGAAGGTCGGCTTCGAGCCGCGCTTCTCCGACGCCGACCTGCTGCGGGTGGCGCTGTGCAAGGTGCGCCCCGAGCGCGTCGACCACTTCGTCCAGATGCAGGAACGCGTCTGGAATCCCGCGATGGCAGGCTCACCCGGCATGCTGCGCGGCGTCTTCGCGCAGGGTGCGGAAGACGACTTCGTGGTGCTTTCGGCGTGGAATTCCGCCACCGAGCACGGCAAATACCGCGAGGGGGCGGTCGCCCGGCTGTCGGAGCGGGCCGACCTCGACGGCGATGTGCTGTCCGTCGCGGGTGACGTGGTCGACGTCGTGCAGGCGTGGACGGTGTGA
- a CDS encoding vitamin B12-dependent ribonucleotide reductase, which produces MTETTSGPARGSRTKGSKTSKGLRMERIHTTPGVHPYDEVVWEHRDVVMTNWRDGSINFEQRGVEFPDFWSVNAVNIVTSKYFRGAVGSPQREKSLKQLIDRVVLTYRKAGEKHGYFGSPDEAEVFEHELTYALLHQVFSFNSPVWFNVGTAQPQQVSACFILSVDDSMESILDWYKEEGMIFKGGSGAGLNLSRIRSSKELLSSGGNASGPVSFMRGADASAGTIKSGGATRRAAKMVVLDVDHPDVEAFIETKVKEEEKIRALRDAGFDMDLGGDDITSVQYQNANNSVRVNDEFMKAYEAGAPFGLRARMTGDVIEEVDARSLFRKLAEAAWACADPGIQYDDTINHWHTSPETGRITASNPCSEYMHLDNSSCNLASLNLLKFLRDDGEGNQSFDAERFAKVVELVITAMDISISFADFPTEKIGETTRAFRQLGIGYANLGALLMATGHAYDSDGGRGLAGAITSLMTGTSYRRSAELAAVVGAYDGYARNADAHKRVMRQHSDANGAARRVDDLDTPVWAAATEAWQDVIRLGEKNGFRNAQASVLAPTGTIGLMMDCDTTGVEPDLALVKFKKLVGGGSMQIVNNTVPTSLRRLGYQPEQVEAIVAHIAEHGNVIDAPGLKHEHYEVFDCAMGERAISAMGHVRMMAAAQPFLSGAISKTVNLPETATVEEVEEVYYEGWKLGLKALAIYRDNCKVGQPLSAKKKDGAKAEKAAQAPAQVEKVVEYRPVRKRLPKGRPGITTSFTVGGAEGYMTANSYPDDGLGEVFLKMSKQGSTLAGMMDAFSIAVSVGMQYGVPLETYVSKFTNMRFEPAGLTDDPDVRMAQSIVDYIFRRLALDFLPFETRSALGIHSADERQRHLDTGSYEAGDDDVDVEGLAQSAPRQVEPRTPLTVAKPPAATPAPKEAHNSTELLEIQLGLNADAPLCFSCGTKMRRAGSCYLCEGCGSTSGCS; this is translated from the coding sequence ATGACAGAGACGACGAGCGGCCCGGCACGCGGTTCCCGCACCAAGGGGTCCAAGACGAGCAAGGGCCTGCGCATGGAGCGCATCCACACCACCCCCGGCGTGCATCCGTACGACGAAGTGGTCTGGGAGCACCGTGACGTCGTCATGACCAACTGGCGCGACGGTTCGATCAACTTCGAGCAGCGTGGCGTCGAGTTCCCCGACTTCTGGTCGGTGAACGCGGTCAACATCGTCACCAGCAAGTACTTCCGCGGCGCGGTGGGCAGCCCGCAGCGCGAGAAGAGCCTGAAGCAGCTGATCGACCGGGTGGTGCTCACCTACCGCAAGGCGGGCGAGAAGCACGGCTACTTCGGTTCCCCCGACGAGGCCGAGGTCTTCGAGCACGAGCTGACCTACGCGCTGCTGCACCAGGTCTTCAGCTTCAACTCGCCGGTCTGGTTCAACGTCGGCACCGCTCAGCCCCAGCAGGTCTCGGCGTGCTTCATCCTGTCCGTCGACGACTCCATGGAGTCGATCCTCGACTGGTACAAGGAAGAGGGCATGATCTTCAAGGGCGGCTCTGGCGCAGGCCTGAACCTGTCCCGCATCCGCTCCTCCAAGGAACTGCTCTCCTCGGGCGGCAACGCCTCGGGGCCGGTCTCCTTCATGCGCGGCGCCGACGCGTCCGCGGGCACCATCAAGTCGGGCGGTGCCACCCGCCGCGCCGCCAAGATGGTCGTCCTGGACGTCGACCACCCGGACGTCGAGGCCTTCATCGAGACGAAGGTCAAGGAGGAGGAGAAGATCCGCGCCCTGCGTGACGCGGGCTTCGACATGGACCTGGGCGGCGACGACATCACGTCCGTCCAGTACCAGAACGCCAACAACTCGGTGCGGGTCAACGACGAGTTCATGAAGGCGTACGAGGCGGGGGCGCCGTTCGGCCTGCGCGCCAGGATGACCGGCGACGTCATCGAGGAGGTCGACGCGCGGTCGCTGTTCCGCAAGCTGGCCGAGGCGGCCTGGGCGTGCGCCGACCCGGGCATCCAGTACGACGACACGATCAACCACTGGCACACTTCGCCGGAGACGGGCCGGATCACGGCGTCCAACCCGTGCAGTGAGTACATGCACCTGGACAACTCCAGCTGCAACCTGGCCTCGCTGAACCTGCTGAAGTTCCTGCGCGACGACGGCGAGGGCAACCAGTCCTTCGACGCGGAGCGCTTCGCGAAGGTCGTCGAGCTGGTCATCACCGCGATGGACATCTCCATCTCCTTCGCCGACTTCCCGACCGAGAAGATCGGCGAGACCACCCGCGCCTTCCGCCAGCTGGGCATCGGATACGCCAACCTGGGCGCACTGCTCATGGCGACCGGTCACGCGTACGACTCCGACGGCGGCCGCGGTCTCGCCGGTGCCATCACCTCCCTGATGACCGGTACGTCCTACCGGCGGTCCGCGGAACTGGCCGCGGTCGTCGGCGCCTACGACGGCTACGCCCGCAATGCCGACGCCCACAAGCGCGTCATGAGGCAGCACTCGGACGCCAACGGCGCCGCCCGCAGGGTCGACGACCTGGACACCCCGGTATGGGCCGCGGCGACCGAGGCGTGGCAGGACGTCATCCGGCTCGGCGAGAAGAACGGCTTCCGCAATGCGCAGGCCTCGGTCCTCGCGCCCACCGGCACGATCGGCCTGATGATGGACTGCGACACCACGGGTGTCGAACCCGACCTGGCCCTGGTGAAGTTCAAGAAGCTCGTCGGCGGCGGCTCGATGCAGATCGTGAACAACACGGTCCCGACGTCGCTGCGCAGGCTCGGCTACCAGCCCGAGCAGGTCGAGGCGATCGTCGCCCACATCGCCGAGCACGGCAACGTGATCGACGCGCCCGGCCTCAAGCACGAGCACTACGAGGTCTTCGACTGCGCCATGGGCGAGCGCGCGATCTCCGCCATGGGCCACGTGCGCATGATGGCCGCCGCCCAGCCCTTCCTGTCCGGCGCCATCTCCAAGACGGTGAACCTGCCGGAGACGGCCACCGTCGAGGAGGTCGAGGAGGTCTACTACGAGGGCTGGAAGCTCGGCCTGAAGGCGCTGGCGATCTACCGCGACAACTGCAAGGTCGGCCAGCCGCTCTCGGCCAAGAAGAAGGACGGGGCGAAGGCCGAGAAGGCGGCACAGGCGCCCGCGCAGGTCGAGAAGGTCGTCGAGTACCGCCCGGTGCGCAAGCGCCTGCCCAAGGGGCGTCCCGGCATCACCACGTCCTTCACCGTCGGTGGCGCCGAGGGCTACATGACGGCGAACTCGTACCCGGACGACGGTCTGGGCGAGGTCTTCCTGAAGATGTCCAAGCAGGGCTCCACCCTCGCCGGCATGATGGACGCCTTCTCCATCGCCGTCTCGGTGGGCATGCAGTACGGCGTCCCGCTGGAGACCTACGTCTCGAAGTTCACGAACATGCGCTTCGAGCCGGCCGGACTCACGGACGACCCGGACGTGCGGATGGCGCAGTCGATCGTCGACTACATCTTCCGCCGCCTGGCGCTGGACTTCCTGCCCTTCGAGACCCGATCGGCGCTCGGCATCCACTCCGCCGACGAGCGGCAGCGGCACCTCGACACCGGCTCCTACGAGGCCGGCGACGACGACGTGGACGTGGAGGGCCTGGCCCAGTCCGCACCGCGGCAGGTCGAGCCCCGCACGCCACTGACCGTGGCCAAGCCTCCCGCGGCCACCCCGGCGCCCAAGGAGGCGCACAATTCCACGGAGCTGCTGGAGATCCAGCTCGGCCTCAACGCCGACGCTCCGCTGTGCTTCTCCTGCGGCACCAAGATGCGCCGCGCGGGCAGCTGCTACCTGTGCGAGGGCTGCGGCTCGACCAGCGGCTGCAGCTGA
- the lexA gene encoding transcriptional repressor LexA yields MTTAAESATATLTAHDRSPDRIGPLDVMNEENSPKPARSLPGRPPGIRADSSGLTERQRRVIEVIRDSVQRRGYPPSMREIGQAVGLSSTSSVAHQLMALERKGFLRRDPHRPRAYEVRASDAGHPQPTDTSGKPSASYVPLVGRIAAGGPILAEESVEDVFPLPRQLVGDGELFVLKVVGDSMIEAAICDGDWVTVRRQPVAENGDIVAAMLDGEATVKRFKRDNGHVWLLPHNAAYQPIPGDEATILGKVVAVLRRV; encoded by the coding sequence GTGACCACCGCCGCAGAGAGCGCCACAGCGACATTGACCGCCCATGACCGCTCCCCGGATCGAATCGGCCCGTTGGACGTGATGAACGAAGAGAACAGCCCGAAGCCCGCGCGCTCACTTCCCGGACGGCCCCCGGGTATTCGCGCCGACAGCTCCGGCCTCACCGAACGCCAGCGCAGGGTCATCGAAGTCATCAGGGATTCGGTCCAGCGCCGCGGATACCCCCCGTCCATGCGGGAAATCGGCCAGGCCGTGGGCCTGTCCAGTACGTCGTCGGTCGCTCATCAGCTGATGGCACTGGAGCGCAAGGGCTTCCTGCGCCGTGACCCGCACCGCCCCCGGGCGTACGAGGTGCGTGCCTCAGACGCGGGGCACCCCCAGCCCACCGACACCTCGGGCAAGCCGTCGGCCTCCTACGTACCGCTGGTCGGCCGGATCGCGGCGGGCGGGCCGATCCTCGCCGAGGAGTCGGTCGAGGACGTCTTCCCGCTGCCCCGGCAACTCGTCGGCGACGGCGAGCTGTTCGTGCTCAAGGTCGTCGGTGACTCGATGATCGAGGCCGCCATCTGCGACGGCGACTGGGTCACCGTCCGCCGCCAGCCGGTCGCCGAGAACGGCGACATCGTCGCCGCCATGCTCGACGGCGAGGCCACGGTGAAGCGCTTCAAGCGGGACAACGGGCATGTGTGGCTGCTGCCGCACAATGCCGCCTACCAGCCCATCCCCGGCGACGAGGCCACCATCCTCGGCAAGGTCGTCGCGGTCCTGCGCAGGGTCTGA
- a CDS encoding SDR family NAD(P)-dependent oxidoreductase, producing the protein MTGAGRRTVLITGSTDGMGRWLALRLAEAGDRVLIHGRDAKRAEEVCGEVREATGEDRAEVLLADLAELPEVDRLADEVAARTDRLDVLVNNAGIGGASPGGRRQVDAFGIERRFAVNYLAGYRLTRRLLPLLIGSAPSRIVNVASAGQHAVDFADPMLAAGYDAMRAYSQSKLAQIMFTFDLAEELRGTGVTVDALHPATFMDTAMVREVGISPWSTVEEGGTATLRLINAADPGSGRYFNGLDEARADRQAYDPEARRKLRELSDHLIAGPAGARR; encoded by the coding sequence GTGACCGGGGCCGGTCGGCGGACCGTACTGATCACCGGCTCCACCGACGGAATGGGCCGCTGGCTGGCCCTGCGCCTTGCCGAGGCGGGCGACCGGGTCCTGATCCACGGTCGGGACGCGAAGCGCGCGGAGGAGGTGTGCGGCGAGGTGCGGGAGGCCACCGGTGAGGACCGGGCCGAGGTGCTGCTCGCCGACCTCGCCGAGCTGCCCGAGGTCGACCGGCTGGCCGACGAGGTGGCCGCCCGCACCGACCGGCTCGATGTGCTGGTGAACAACGCGGGGATCGGCGGCGCCTCCCCCGGCGGGCGGCGGCAGGTCGACGCATTCGGGATCGAGCGCAGGTTCGCGGTGAATTACCTGGCCGGATATCGGCTCACGCGCCGGCTGCTGCCGCTGCTCATCGGGTCCGCGCCGTCCCGGATCGTCAATGTCGCCTCGGCCGGGCAGCATGCCGTCGACTTCGCCGACCCGATGCTGGCCGCGGGTTACGACGCGATGCGGGCGTATTCCCAGAGCAAACTCGCCCAGATCATGTTCACCTTCGACCTCGCGGAGGAATTGCGCGGGACGGGGGTCACGGTGGACGCGCTGCACCCGGCCACATTCATGGACACGGCGATGGTGCGTGAGGTCGGCATCAGCCCGTGGAGCACCGTCGAGGAGGGCGGTACGGCGACGCTGCGGCTCATCAATGCCGCGGATCCCGGAAGCGGGCGCTATTTCAACGGACTCGACGAGGCGCGCGCCGACCGGCAGGCGTACGACCCGGAGGCCCGGCGAAAGCTGCGGGAATTGTCGGACCACCTCATAGCGGGGCCTGCCGGGGCCAGGCGCTGA
- the nrdR gene encoding transcriptional regulator NrdR, with protein MHCPFCRHPDSRVVDSRTTDDGASIRRRRQCPDCGRRFTTVETASLMVIKRSGVTEPFSRGKVIAGVRKACQGRPVTEDALAQLGQRVEEAVRATGSAELSTHDVGLAILGPLQDLDLVAYLRFASVYRAFDSLEDFERAITELREQLPPTTPGGLDEDLGVPAPASAAD; from the coding sequence ATGCACTGCCCCTTCTGCCGTCACCCGGACAGCCGTGTCGTCGACAGCCGCACCACCGATGACGGTGCCTCGATCCGCCGGCGTCGCCAGTGTCCCGACTGCGGTCGCCGGTTCACCACCGTGGAGACCGCGTCACTGATGGTGATCAAGCGCAGCGGCGTCACGGAACCGTTCAGCCGCGGCAAGGTGATCGCCGGCGTGCGCAAGGCTTGCCAGGGCCGTCCCGTCACCGAGGACGCCCTCGCCCAGCTCGGGCAGCGGGTCGAGGAGGCGGTCAGGGCCACCGGCAGCGCGGAGCTGTCGACCCACGACGTGGGACTGGCCATACTCGGTCCGCTCCAGGACCTCGACCTCGTCGCCTACCTGCGGTTCGCCTCGGTCTACCGCGCCTTCGACTCGCTCGAGGACTTCGAGAGGGCCATCACGGAGCTGCGCGAGCAGTTGCCACCCACCACTCCTGGCGGGCTCGACGAGGACCTCGGTGTCCCCGCGCCCGCATCCGCCGCCGACTGA
- a CDS encoding TetR/AcrR family transcriptional regulator: MDETPARGRPRSETARRAVLDAALELCQSGGYQGLTMKGIAETAGVGRQTVYRWWPAKQDVLIDALRDLGLRKAEHLDPETGDTLRDVRTLLDATFTLTTSLTGEALVGLMAEAQHDPALSHRLQATVIGPRRQALRALLARGVADGALSDEAASLDLAVDFAFGTMWYRLISQHAPVDTGLAEQITAALATLLRPATA, encoded by the coding sequence ATGGACGAGACACCCGCGCGTGGCAGACCCCGCAGCGAGACGGCCAGACGCGCCGTGCTCGACGCGGCGCTGGAGCTGTGCCAGAGCGGCGGCTACCAGGGGCTGACGATGAAAGGCATCGCGGAGACCGCGGGAGTCGGCCGGCAGACCGTCTACCGCTGGTGGCCCGCGAAGCAGGACGTGCTGATCGACGCCCTGCGGGACCTCGGGCTGCGCAAGGCGGAGCACCTGGACCCCGAGACCGGCGACACGCTGCGCGACGTTCGCACGCTGCTCGACGCCACCTTCACGCTCACCACCTCCCTGACCGGCGAGGCGCTGGTCGGGCTGATGGCCGAGGCGCAGCACGACCCGGCGCTGTCGCACCGACTGCAGGCGACCGTCATCGGCCCGCGGCGCCAGGCACTGCGGGCGCTGCTGGCCCGCGGCGTGGCGGACGGCGCGCTCTCCGACGAGGCCGCCTCGCTCGACCTCGCCGTCGACTTCGCCTTCGGGACCATGTGGTATCGGCTGATCAGCCAGCACGCCCCGGTGGACACCGGACTGGCCGAGCAGATCACCGCGGCGCTCGCGACGCTGCTACGGCCTGCCACCGCGTGA
- a CDS encoding ADP-ribosylglycohydrolase family protein: MTAHTTHSARLSRALTSLRGLAVGDALGSQFFVPAHYSALQSGELPPGTWQWTDDTEMACSVLAVLARHGRIDQDALALSFAEHHDFDRGYGPAVNRMMRLVRQEGADWRELAAGLFNGQGSWGNGAAMRVAPLGAWYAGDPVQASHQAEISAYTTHQHREAVAGAMAVAAAAALAADPAGPQDPSELLGAVLDIVPRSAVQAGIRRARDMLDYADVATVAAVLGCGRRTSAHDTVPFALWSAARHLGNYEQAFWTTAKAGGDVDTTCAIVGGIVAARPGGGPPPAWTERTEALPDWAAVS; the protein is encoded by the coding sequence ATGACGGCTCACACCACCCACTCCGCGCGACTCTCCCGCGCCCTCACCAGCCTCCGAGGCCTTGCCGTGGGCGACGCCCTCGGCTCGCAGTTCTTCGTCCCGGCCCACTACAGCGCACTGCAGAGCGGCGAACTGCCGCCAGGCACCTGGCAGTGGACCGACGACACCGAGATGGCCTGCTCCGTGCTGGCCGTCCTCGCCCGCCACGGCCGCATCGACCAGGACGCGCTCGCGCTGTCCTTCGCCGAGCACCACGACTTCGACCGGGGCTACGGCCCCGCCGTCAACCGCATGATGCGGCTCGTCCGCCAGGAGGGCGCCGACTGGCGGGAACTGGCGGCCGGGCTCTTCAACGGGCAGGGTTCCTGGGGCAACGGCGCCGCGATGCGGGTGGCCCCGCTCGGCGCCTGGTACGCCGGAGACCCCGTCCAGGCCAGCCACCAGGCCGAGATTTCGGCGTACACCACCCACCAGCACCGCGAGGCCGTCGCCGGAGCCATGGCGGTGGCCGCCGCGGCGGCGCTCGCCGCCGACCCCGCCGGCCCGCAGGACCCCTCCGAGCTGCTCGGCGCGGTCCTCGACATCGTGCCGCGCAGCGCCGTCCAGGCGGGTATCCGCCGGGCCCGGGACATGCTCGACTACGCCGACGTCGCCACCGTCGCCGCGGTGCTCGGCTGCGGCCGCAGGACCAGCGCCCATGACACCGTGCCCTTCGCCCTCTGGTCGGCCGCACGCCACCTCGGAAACTACGAGCAGGCGTTCTGGACCACCGCGAAGGCGGGCGGCGATGTCGACACGACCTGCGCGATCGTGGGCGGCATCGTCGCGGCACGGCCGGGCGGCGGACCGCCGCCCGCATGGACCGAGCGGACCGAAGCACTGCCCGACTGGGCCGCGGTGTCCTGA